In Verrucomicrobia bacterium CG1_02_43_26, a single genomic region encodes these proteins:
- a CDS encoding transcription elongation factor GreAB: protein MNKEAIDRLIQKKPKLKSVRHVLEKMERGNYCIHRSWGFGEIRDYDEVSGKLIIDFEGGKQSHPMDPAFCVDKLEMLENDNLLVRQCKEPEVIEEMIKKQPVELVVEVLSASPEGTMFQTELERFLTRLLGATRFRKWWNVTKKLLVRDPRVAVPVKKNDPYILRDEPLTSEQEILEEFYANKHPKKKILLAEKLYQLSDSVEEIANDLPQILDDLTEAVKMAKKLNQAERLHGVWVRNDLGRHLCEDVEVLEPTSTSIIKETDNLSELAEELPSSYFKRFLDLISRVYPDDWNTVTLNLLRNSSGKFTNECIVFLMERGYGDLVAESFQKWLNEQALKGPVLHWMVKNRNTRRFQKLTKGLINARLLTAIFHAIDNEALQQTGHRRILLGDILSDDQELIPDLLSEANYEVAQDLAQMLLLNQGFEELSKKSLLARFIKIFPNIQNLVAGDASQVQESEKLVVSDASFQARKKEYEVLVSQKIPENKLAIAEAREHGDLRENAEYKMARQDQDTLLARKAHLESELSRAVVTDFEDATGKQVEIGSVVTLTQKSSGKKHEYAILGAWDSKPEEDILSYKTPLGQSLLSKKVGDTVKTEIDGNEEVWTIDNIVRWVDQNKVLTY from the coding sequence ATGAATAAAGAAGCGATCGATCGGCTCATCCAAAAAAAACCAAAACTAAAGAGCGTGAGACACGTTCTTGAAAAAATGGAGAGAGGCAATTATTGTATCCATCGAAGCTGGGGCTTTGGTGAAATCAGAGATTATGATGAGGTTAGTGGCAAACTGATCATCGATTTTGAGGGTGGAAAACAATCCCATCCAATGGATCCTGCTTTCTGTGTTGATAAACTCGAAATGCTGGAAAATGATAATTTACTTGTCCGTCAATGTAAGGAGCCGGAGGTCATTGAAGAAATGATCAAGAAACAGCCCGTTGAGCTAGTCGTGGAAGTACTTTCAGCTTCTCCGGAAGGCACAATGTTCCAGACAGAGCTAGAGCGCTTTTTAACGCGTCTTTTAGGGGCGACTCGTTTTCGCAAATGGTGGAATGTCACCAAGAAACTTCTCGTTCGTGACCCTCGTGTTGCCGTTCCTGTTAAAAAGAACGATCCATACATCTTGCGTGATGAACCTTTAACCTCAGAGCAAGAAATTCTTGAAGAGTTTTATGCTAATAAACACCCTAAGAAGAAGATCCTCCTCGCCGAAAAATTATACCAACTTTCCGATAGCGTAGAAGAGATTGCGAATGACTTGCCGCAAATTCTTGATGACCTTACTGAAGCCGTTAAAATGGCCAAAAAGCTCAATCAAGCCGAGCGCTTGCATGGCGTATGGGTGCGTAATGACTTGGGTCGCCACTTGTGCGAAGATGTTGAGGTTTTAGAGCCGACATCTACTTCCATTATTAAAGAAACAGACAATTTATCAGAATTGGCGGAAGAATTGCCTTCTTCCTATTTTAAACGCTTCCTTGACCTCATCAGCCGTGTTTACCCGGATGATTGGAATACGGTAACCCTTAATTTACTGCGTAACAGTAGTGGCAAGTTCACCAACGAGTGTATCGTTTTCCTAATGGAGCGTGGCTATGGTGACTTGGTGGCGGAGTCTTTCCAGAAATGGTTAAACGAACAAGCCCTCAAGGGACCTGTGCTTCACTGGATGGTTAAAAATCGCAATACGCGACGTTTCCAAAAGCTTACCAAGGGCCTCATTAATGCAAGGCTCTTAACCGCTATCTTCCACGCGATCGATAACGAAGCGCTTCAGCAAACAGGTCATCGCCGTATTCTTTTGGGGGACATTCTTTCAGACGATCAGGAACTTATTCCGGACTTGCTTTCAGAAGCAAACTACGAAGTGGCTCAAGATTTAGCTCAAATGTTATTGCTCAATCAAGGATTTGAGGAACTTTCTAAAAAATCCCTATTAGCTCGTTTTATCAAGATATTTCCAAATATCCAAAATCTTGTCGCAGGGGATGCTTCTCAAGTACAAGAAAGTGAGAAACTGGTCGTCTCAGACGCAAGTTTCCAGGCTCGTAAAAAAGAGTACGAAGTTTTGGTTAGCCAAAAAATTCCTGAAAACAAATTGGCCATCGCCGAAGCCAGAGAGCATGGTGACCTTCGTGAAAATGCCGAGTACAAAATGGCTCGCCAGGATCAGGATACCTTATTGGCACGAAAAGCCCATTTGGAATCAGAGCTTTCTCGCGCAGTTGTCACAGACTTTGAAGATGCCACCGGCAAGCAAGTTGAAATCGGCTCTGTTGTAACACTCACCCAGAAGTCTTCTGGTAAAAAGCATGAATATGCTATTTTGGGTGCTTGGGATAGTAAGCCTGAAGAGGATATTCTTTCTTACAAAACACCTTTAGGCCAAAGCCTTCTTTCTAAAAAGGTGGGCGATACGGTTAAAACAGAAATCGATGGCAACGAAGAGGTGTGGACTATTGATAATATCGTGCGTTGGGTAGATCAAAATAAAGTATTAACCTACTGA